A part of Synechococcus sp. KORDI-49 genomic DNA contains:
- a CDS encoding F0F1 ATP synthase subunit B': MTWLLLAEAGVPEGGLFDLDATLPLMAVQVVLLTFLLNVLFFRPVGKVVEDREGYISTSRADAKQKLAQVERLEADLAEQLKGARQAAQTLVVEAEQEVDRLYREALAAAEAEANRTKEESRRVIEAERESARSQLKGQVDQLSNKIIDRLLAA, translated from the coding sequence ATGACCTGGCTTCTGCTCGCTGAAGCAGGTGTTCCGGAGGGAGGTCTCTTCGACCTCGATGCCACCCTGCCGCTGATGGCGGTTCAGGTGGTTCTCCTCACCTTCCTGCTCAATGTCCTCTTCTTCCGTCCGGTCGGCAAGGTCGTGGAAGACCGAGAGGGCTACATCTCCACCAGCCGCGCCGACGCCAAGCAGAAGCTGGCCCAGGTGGAACGGCTTGAAGCCGATCTGGCTGAACAGCTGAAGGGTGCGCGACAGGCGGCCCAGACCCTGGTCGTTGAAGCGGAGCAGGAGGTCGACCGTCTCTACCGCGAAGCGCTGGCTGCGGCTGAAGCCGAAGCCAACCGCACCAAGGAGGAGAGTCGACGCGTGATCGAAGCCGAACGCGAATCCGCCCGATCCCAGCTCAAGGGGCAGGTGGATCAGCTCAGCAACAAGATCATTGACCGTCTGCTGGCTGCCTGA
- a CDS encoding phycobilisome rod-core linker polypeptide: MTVTASSGSPRVSPQLFDTLPLSSVRQAEQQDRFPERVELENLVNFFRSGQDRIEASRIIAANAETIVARAANRIFVGGTPLSFLEAPLSTGEIGGRPSGEEGTPLAADQVAFEQSVRTFTGDGGTTKRGNFLTRLLDGAGGDADVRVVLPTGFNAISVAKYGPAFMRKSVRDMGWFLRYVGYALVAGDPSILAVNTRGLRDILLENCSLAATNVALQEMRAASAQLLRDRPEARQLTIDCFNVLLQELAIPTPSTKQRQGSSVQQGLQLPAIYALAAEGRQLFEMRPGLSGAEKGEIIRAAYRQVFERDIVKGYSQSPCPDKASQVTQGQISMREFIRALGRSKEYRQQFHDGFVNSRVVELAYRHFLGRGISSLEEFRKSFAILSDQGLNGLVDVLVNSAEYAQTFGEETVPFLRDLGTEAQESAGWGSNRKLFNFSAPFDGAPQYVTLYASYRQPFADQHVYGGGNDPVANQYGAIFPSATASVSTRPAPYGYDSRRLLVSNGLNSPGQLDSASFRSSRPRKVGPRVVRLQQIATGGNVNPSRGGQPSVRNTESSTQAVINAVYVQVLGNAGYAGERMGSDEARLENGDISLRDFVRCVARSDAFRRRYWSGLYIVKAIEVMHRRLLGRPTFGRWEIDSLFDTAARKGFYGVVDALINSQEYNESFGEDTVPFERFITPGDLSVRRTPTFKQEVKTFGYDSSGLVLGNRPEPTAATQFRSSGSVTKRNLKGRSQGAPQGWSTMASRFSQGPDLAKSLRQIRLGESIPSRASRSRSKAAAPLTPMTGALAMQGAEGYKLRGGLPANLTLTRPCDESELLTVIDATYRQLLNRVPLDSERLREAESRLRNDDINLNGFIEAVALSESFQDRLYRMAPLRAASAASLALLGRAATPSEVSRFLTVRAESGQPTAVMELVEQRPDGDEVPRTDGMNTRSGVSQATLQRTAALYRGSAGMTPPTDGAI, encoded by the coding sequence ATGACAGTGACCGCCAGCAGCGGCAGCCCGCGCGTGTCTCCCCAGCTGTTCGACACCCTGCCGCTCTCCAGCGTCCGTCAGGCCGAGCAGCAGGACCGCTTCCCCGAGCGGGTTGAGCTCGAGAACCTGGTCAATTTCTTCCGCAGCGGTCAGGACCGGATCGAGGCCTCGCGGATCATTGCCGCCAACGCCGAAACGATCGTGGCCCGCGCGGCCAACAGAATCTTTGTGGGCGGAACGCCGCTGTCGTTCCTGGAGGCTCCCCTGAGCACCGGCGAGATCGGCGGACGTCCCAGTGGAGAGGAGGGAACACCACTGGCGGCCGACCAGGTGGCGTTCGAGCAGTCGGTACGCACCTTCACCGGCGACGGCGGCACCACCAAGCGCGGCAATTTCCTCACCCGCCTGCTGGACGGCGCCGGCGGCGACGCAGACGTGCGGGTGGTGCTGCCCACAGGCTTCAACGCCATCAGTGTGGCCAAGTACGGCCCTGCCTTCATGCGCAAGTCCGTGCGCGACATGGGCTGGTTCCTGCGCTACGTCGGCTACGCCCTGGTGGCCGGCGATCCCAGCATCCTGGCGGTGAACACCCGGGGGCTGCGGGACATCCTTCTGGAGAACTGCTCCCTGGCCGCCACCAATGTGGCGCTGCAGGAGATGCGAGCCGCCTCCGCTCAGCTGCTGCGGGACCGCCCTGAAGCCCGGCAGCTGACGATCGACTGCTTCAACGTGCTGCTCCAGGAGCTGGCGATCCCCACCCCCAGCACCAAGCAGCGGCAGGGCAGCAGCGTGCAGCAGGGTCTGCAGCTGCCGGCCATCTATGCCCTCGCCGCCGAAGGCCGCCAGCTGTTCGAGATGCGTCCCGGCCTGTCCGGTGCCGAAAAGGGCGAGATCATCCGCGCCGCCTACCGCCAGGTGTTCGAGCGCGACATCGTCAAGGGTTATTCCCAGAGCCCCTGCCCCGACAAGGCCAGCCAGGTGACCCAGGGGCAGATCTCCATGCGCGAATTCATCCGCGCTCTCGGCCGCAGCAAGGAATACCGCCAGCAGTTCCACGACGGATTCGTGAACAGTCGGGTGGTGGAGCTGGCCTATCGCCACTTCCTCGGCCGCGGCATCAGCTCGCTGGAGGAATTCCGCAAATCCTTCGCCATCCTCAGCGACCAGGGCCTCAACGGTCTGGTGGATGTGCTGGTGAACTCCGCCGAATACGCCCAGACCTTCGGTGAAGAAACCGTTCCCTTCCTGCGGGACCTGGGCACCGAAGCCCAGGAAAGCGCCGGCTGGGGCTCCAACCGCAAGCTGTTCAACTTCAGCGCCCCCTTCGACGGAGCGCCGCAGTACGTCACGCTTTACGCCTCCTACCGGCAACCCTTCGCCGATCAGCACGTCTACGGCGGTGGCAACGATCCGGTGGCCAATCAGTACGGCGCGATCTTCCCCAGTGCCACGGCGTCGGTGAGCACCCGTCCGGCTCCCTACGGCTACGACAGCCGTCGCCTGCTGGTGAGCAACGGTCTGAACAGCCCGGGACAGCTGGACAGCGCCAGCTTCCGCAGCAGCCGTCCCCGCAAGGTGGGGCCACGGGTGGTGCGCCTGCAGCAGATCGCCACCGGCGGCAACGTCAATCCGAGCCGCGGCGGCCAACCGAGCGTTCGCAACACCGAATCCAGCACCCAGGCGGTGATCAATGCCGTCTACGTGCAGGTGCTGGGCAACGCCGGCTACGCCGGTGAGCGCATGGGCTCGGACGAGGCGCGGCTGGAGAACGGCGACATCTCCCTGCGCGACTTCGTGCGCTGCGTCGCCCGCTCCGATGCGTTCCGCCGCCGTTACTGGAGCGGCCTCTACATCGTCAAGGCAATCGAGGTGATGCATCGCCGCCTGCTGGGCCGGCCCACCTTCGGCCGCTGGGAAATCGATTCCCTGTTCGATACCGCTGCCCGAAAGGGCTTCTACGGCGTGGTCGATGCCCTGATCAACAGCCAGGAATACAACGAAAGCTTCGGTGAGGACACCGTTCCCTTCGAACGTTTCATCACCCCCGGAGATCTTTCCGTCCGCCGGACGCCCACCTTCAAGCAGGAGGTGAAGACCTTCGGTTACGACAGCTCCGGCCTGGTGCTTGGCAATCGCCCGGAACCGACGGCAGCCACTCAGTTCCGCAGCAGCGGCAGCGTCACCAAGCGCAACCTCAAGGGTCGTTCCCAGGGGGCTCCTCAGGGCTGGTCCACCATGGCGAGCCGCTTCAGCCAGGGCCCCGATCTGGCGAAGAGCCTGCGGCAGATCCGCCTGGGCGAATCCATCCCTAGCCGAGCGTCCCGCAGCCGCAGCAAGGCTGCCGCTCCGCTGACGCCGATGACCGGGGCGCTGGCCATGCAGGGAGCGGAGGGTTACAAGCTGCGCGGCGGTCTTCCCGCCAACCTGACCCTGACCAGGCCCTGCGATGAAAGCGAGCTGCTCACGGTGATCGACGCGACCTACCGGCAGCTGCTCAATCGCGTCCCGCTGGACAGCGAACGACTCCGGGAGGCCGAATCGCGACTGCGCAATGACGACATCAACCTGAATGGCTTCATCGAGGCGGTCGCCCTGAGTGAATCCTTCCAGGACCGCCTGTACCGCATGGCCCCGCTGAGGGCGGCATCGGCAGCCAGCCTGGCCCTGCTCGGACGGGCCGCCACCCCCTCGGAAGTCAGCCGCTTCCTCACGGTTCGCGCCGAATCCGGCCAACCCACTGCCGTGATGGAGCTGGTGGAGCAACGGCCTGATGGGGACGAGGTTCCTCGCACCGACGGCATGAACACCCGATCCGGCGTCAGCCAGGCCACCCTTCAGCGCACTGCCGCACTGTATCGGGGCAGCGCCGGCATGACCCCTCCCACCGATGGCGCGATCTGA
- a CDS encoding F0F1 ATP synthase subunit B, with amino-acid sequence MTLNFNPLETNLVNLAIVIAVLVWFLRGFLGGILESRRTAILQDLQDAETRLKAATAELTKAQADLAEAQQKADKIRLDGKTRAASIRAEGEQRTISAMAAVKQGAVADADSEANRLREALRREAALEAVSKVLNDLPGRLDDQAQARLIDASIANLEDS; translated from the coding sequence ATGACTCTGAACTTCAATCCTCTCGAGACCAACCTGGTCAACCTGGCCATCGTCATTGCGGTGCTGGTCTGGTTCCTGCGCGGTTTCCTGGGCGGCATCCTCGAGAGTCGCCGCACCGCCATCCTTCAGGACCTGCAGGATGCCGAAACCCGTCTTAAGGCGGCCACGGCCGAGCTGACCAAAGCTCAGGCCGATCTGGCTGAAGCTCAGCAGAAGGCCGACAAGATCCGCCTCGACGGCAAGACCCGCGCCGCGTCCATTCGCGCCGAGGGTGAGCAACGCACCATCTCCGCCATGGCGGCTGTGAAGCAGGGTGCCGTCGCTGATGCGGATTCCGAAGCCAACCGCCTGCGGGAGGCTCTGCGCCGTGAAGCCGCCCTCGAAGCGGTCAGCAAGGTGCTCAATGATCTGCCCGGACGGCTCGATGACCAGGCTCAGGCCCGGTTGATCGATGCCTCCATCGCCAACCTGGAGGACAGCTGA
- a CDS encoding class I SAM-dependent methyltransferase: MADSGPSDAATPMVSAFYDRFPFPGDPLQDGPPPGYNWRWCHRSVLAAVHGGIPAGSEAPRILDAGCGTGVSTDYLCHLNPGAQVLGIDISDGALAVARERLQRSGAEAQVASLRQEQRSLLDLSGEGPFDYINSVGVLHHLDQPEAGLRSLAALLAPDGLLHLFLYADAGRWEIHRTQTALELLNAGTGAEGLRLGRQLLETLPEGNRLARHHLERWAVDCAADANFADMYLHPQETSYNLDRLFAFIETAGLQFAGFSNPEVWDPGRLLQGELLERARSLPQRQQWALVEQLDPDISHFEFFLSAAPLHRTLWTDDALRAATALRQPCLWGDPDPILGRNLEPIQLSEAGLRLLRAVSEQPETPLGQLADPAVIRDLIDRQLLLPRI, translated from the coding sequence ATGGCCGACTCCGGGCCCAGTGATGCCGCCACCCCGATGGTGAGCGCTTTCTACGACCGCTTTCCCTTCCCCGGGGATCCGCTGCAGGACGGTCCACCTCCGGGATACAACTGGCGCTGGTGCCACCGCAGTGTGCTGGCAGCCGTCCATGGGGGCATTCCGGCAGGCAGCGAGGCCCCGCGGATCCTGGACGCCGGTTGCGGCACCGGTGTGAGCACCGATTACCTCTGCCACCTCAACCCCGGTGCCCAGGTGCTCGGCATCGACATCAGCGACGGCGCCCTCGCGGTGGCTCGGGAACGGCTGCAGCGTTCCGGTGCCGAGGCGCAGGTCGCGTCCCTTCGCCAGGAGCAGCGCAGCCTTCTGGATCTGTCAGGGGAAGGCCCCTTCGACTACATCAATTCCGTTGGGGTGCTGCACCATCTCGATCAACCGGAGGCGGGGTTGCGCTCCCTGGCCGCTCTGCTGGCGCCCGATGGTCTGCTCCACCTCTTTCTGTATGCGGATGCAGGGCGCTGGGAGATTCACCGCACCCAGACCGCGCTTGAACTGTTGAATGCCGGCACCGGGGCCGAGGGCCTGCGGCTGGGACGGCAGCTGCTGGAGACGCTCCCGGAGGGCAACCGCCTGGCCCGCCATCACCTGGAGCGCTGGGCGGTGGACTGTGCCGCCGACGCGAATTTCGCTGACATGTACCTGCATCCGCAGGAGACCAGTTACAACCTCGATCGTCTGTTCGCCTTCATTGAGACCGCTGGTCTGCAGTTCGCCGGCTTCTCCAACCCGGAGGTCTGGGATCCCGGCCGCCTGCTGCAGGGAGAGCTGCTGGAACGGGCCCGTTCCCTGCCGCAGCGGCAGCAGTGGGCTCTGGTGGAACAGCTGGATCCCGACATCAGCCATTTCGAGTTCTTTCTCTCCGCCGCTCCGCTGCACCGCACGCTGTGGACCGATGACGCCCTCCGTGCGGCGACGGCACTTCGGCAACCCTGTCTCTGGGGGGATCCCGATCCGATCCTGGGCCGCAACCTGGAGCCGATTCAGCTCAGCGAAGCCGGCCTCAGGCTGCTTCGCGCCGTGAGCGAACAACCCGAGACTCCCCTGGGACAGCTGGCCGATCCTGCTGTGATCAGGGATCTCATCGATCGCCAGCTGCTGCTGCCGCGAATCTGA
- the atpB gene encoding F0F1 ATP synthase subunit A, producing the protein MALLPFPLPFAELEVGHHLYWQIGDLYLHGQVFLSSWILIGILLALVLAGTRNMQRDPLGLQNLLEFLWNFIRDIARDNIGEKYYRDWLPFIGTLFLFIFVSNWGGALIPWKIVELPEGELGAPTADINTTVAMALLVSLAYFYAGLSRKGLRFFELYVEPTPIMLPFKIIEEFTKPLSLSFRLFGNILADELAVGVLVYLVPLIVPLPVMLLGLFTSAIQALIFATLTAFYIGEGLHEAH; encoded by the coding sequence ATGGCTTTGCTGCCCTTCCCACTGCCGTTCGCTGAACTGGAAGTGGGCCACCACCTGTACTGGCAGATCGGCGATCTGTACCTGCATGGCCAGGTGTTCCTGAGCTCCTGGATCCTGATCGGCATCCTGCTGGCACTCGTTCTGGCCGGTACCCGCAACATGCAGCGCGACCCGCTGGGTCTGCAGAACCTGCTGGAGTTCCTCTGGAACTTCATTCGCGATATCGCCCGCGACAACATCGGCGAGAAGTACTACCGCGACTGGCTGCCGTTCATCGGCACTCTGTTCCTGTTCATCTTCGTGAGCAACTGGGGTGGTGCGCTGATCCCGTGGAAGATCGTCGAACTGCCGGAGGGTGAGCTCGGCGCACCGACGGCCGACATCAACACCACCGTGGCCATGGCCCTGCTGGTGTCGCTGGCCTACTTCTATGCCGGCCTGAGCCGCAAGGGACTGCGCTTCTTCGAGCTGTACGTGGAGCCGACTCCGATCATGCTCCCGTTCAAGATCATCGAGGAATTCACCAAGCCGCTTTCGCTCTCGTTCCGTCTGTTCGGAAACATCCTGGCCGACGAACTGGCCGTGGGCGTTCTGGTGTATCTGGTGCCTCTGATCGTGCCCCTGCCGGTGATGCTGCTGGGTCTGTTCACCAGCGCCATTCAGGCTCTGATTTTCGCAACCCTCACCGCTTTTTACATCGGTGAAGGTCTGCACGAGGCGCACTAA
- the atpA gene encoding F0F1 ATP synthase subunit alpha, whose translation MVSIRPDEISAILKQQIEDYDKSVSVSNVGTVLTVGDGIARVYGLQQAMAGELLEFEDGTEGIALNLEDDNVGAVLMGEGLGIQEGSTVKATGKIASVPVGDAMLGRVINPLGRAIDGKGDIPTTETRLIESMAPGIIQRKSVHEPMQTGITAIDAMIPVGRGQRELIIGDRQTGKTAIAIDTILNQKDQDMICVYVAVGQKAASVANVVEVLRERGALDYTVVVAANASEPAALQYLAPYTGASIAEYFMYKGKATLVIYDDLSKQAAAYRQMSLLLRRPPGREAYPGDVFYCHSRLLERAAKLSDEMGKGSMTALPIIETQAGDVSAYIPTNVISITDGQIFLSSDLFNSGLRPAINVGVSVSRVGGAAQTKAIKKIAGKLKLELAQFDELAAFSQFASDLDAATQKQLGRGKRLRELLKQPQFSPLILAEQVAIVYAGTKGLIDDVPVEKVVDFSRELREYLKNSKPEFITEIQEKKVMSPEAEAILKDAISEVVSTLVA comes from the coding sequence ATGGTTTCCATCCGTCCCGACGAGATCAGCGCCATCCTCAAACAGCAGATTGAGGATTACGACAAGTCCGTCTCGGTCAGCAACGTCGGCACCGTTCTGACGGTGGGCGACGGCATCGCCCGCGTCTACGGCCTGCAGCAGGCCATGGCCGGTGAACTCCTCGAATTCGAGGACGGCACCGAAGGCATCGCTCTCAACCTCGAAGACGACAACGTCGGTGCGGTGCTGATGGGTGAGGGCCTCGGGATTCAGGAAGGCAGCACGGTGAAAGCCACCGGCAAGATCGCTTCCGTTCCCGTCGGCGACGCCATGCTCGGGCGTGTGATCAACCCGCTGGGTCGCGCCATCGACGGCAAGGGTGACATCCCCACCACCGAGACGCGCCTGATCGAATCCATGGCGCCCGGCATCATTCAGCGCAAGTCGGTGCACGAGCCGATGCAGACCGGCATCACCGCCATCGACGCGATGATCCCCGTCGGCCGTGGCCAGCGCGAACTGATCATCGGCGACCGCCAGACCGGCAAAACCGCCATCGCGATCGACACGATCCTGAACCAGAAGGATCAGGACATGATTTGCGTCTACGTGGCCGTGGGTCAGAAGGCCGCCTCCGTGGCCAACGTGGTGGAAGTGCTGCGTGAGCGCGGCGCCCTCGACTACACCGTGGTCGTGGCGGCCAACGCTTCCGAGCCGGCAGCCCTGCAGTACCTGGCTCCTTACACCGGTGCCTCGATCGCCGAGTACTTCATGTACAAGGGCAAGGCCACCCTGGTGATCTACGACGATCTCTCCAAGCAGGCCGCCGCTTACCGCCAGATGTCGCTGCTGCTGCGTCGTCCGCCCGGTCGTGAGGCCTACCCCGGAGACGTCTTCTACTGCCACAGCCGTCTGCTCGAGCGGGCCGCCAAGCTCTCCGACGAGATGGGCAAGGGCAGCATGACCGCTCTGCCGATCATCGAGACCCAGGCCGGTGACGTGTCCGCCTACATCCCCACCAACGTGATCTCGATCACGGATGGTCAGATCTTCCTCAGCTCCGACCTGTTCAACTCCGGCCTGCGCCCCGCCATCAACGTGGGTGTGTCCGTGAGCCGGGTGGGTGGTGCCGCCCAGACCAAGGCGATCAAGAAGATCGCCGGCAAGCTGAAGCTGGAGCTGGCCCAGTTCGACGAACTGGCCGCGTTCTCCCAGTTCGCATCCGACCTCGACGCCGCCACCCAGAAGCAGCTGGGCCGCGGCAAGCGTCTGCGGGAACTGCTCAAGCAGCCTCAGTTCAGCCCGCTGATCCTGGCTGAGCAGGTCGCCATCGTTTACGCCGGCACCAAGGGCCTGATCGATGACGTCCCCGTTGAGAAGGTGGTGGATTTCTCTCGTGAGCTGCGCGAGTACCTCAAGAACAGCAAGCCCGAGTTCATCACCGAGATTCAGGAGAAGAAGGTGATGAGCCCGGAGGCTGAGGCGATTCTGAAAGACGCCATCAGCGAAGTCGTGTCCACCCTCGTGGCCTGA
- the atpH gene encoding ATP synthase F1 subunit delta → MPLLNSLATPYAEALLQVTEARGESETVAEQCKQLLVIWQSSKEFREAMMSPVLEPEAKKKALKTLVGDQVTPSVLNLLKVLADRQRLQAFDAVMQRFLELYREQQGITLAHVRSAKELSDAQQAALAGKVQAMAGTGKVDIDLSVDPSLIGGFVVSLGSQVIDASLAGQVRRLGLALAKAS, encoded by the coding sequence ATGCCTCTTCTCAATTCCCTGGCCACGCCCTACGCCGAAGCTCTGCTTCAGGTGACCGAGGCCCGCGGCGAGTCCGAGACCGTCGCCGAACAGTGCAAGCAGCTGCTCGTGATCTGGCAGAGCTCCAAGGAGTTCCGCGAGGCCATGATGTCGCCGGTTCTGGAGCCTGAAGCCAAGAAGAAGGCTCTGAAGACCCTGGTCGGCGACCAGGTGACCCCCTCCGTTCTCAACCTGCTCAAGGTGCTGGCCGATCGCCAGCGCCTGCAGGCCTTTGATGCCGTGATGCAGCGCTTCCTGGAGCTCTACCGGGAACAGCAGGGCATCACCCTGGCCCACGTCCGCTCCGCCAAGGAGCTTTCGGACGCCCAGCAGGCCGCTCTGGCCGGCAAGGTGCAGGCCATGGCCGGCACCGGCAAGGTCGACATCGACCTCAGTGTTGATCCCAGTCTCATCGGCGGTTTCGTCGTGAGCCTCGGATCCCAGGTGATCGACGCCAGCCTGGCCGGACAGGTGCGTCGCCTCGGTCTGGCGCTCGCCAAGGCGAGCTGA
- the atpE gene encoding ATP synthase F0 subunit C, with product MDSITSAASVVAAGLAVGLAAIGPGIGQGTASGGAVEGIARQPEAEGKIRGTLLLSLAFMESLTIYGLVVALVLLFANPFAG from the coding sequence ATGGATTCCATCACCTCCGCCGCTTCCGTTGTGGCTGCTGGCCTGGCAGTCGGCCTCGCCGCCATCGGTCCTGGTATCGGTCAGGGCACCGCATCCGGCGGCGCTGTTGAGGGCATCGCCCGTCAGCCCGAAGCCGAAGGCAAGATCCGCGGCACCCTGCTGCTGTCCCTGGCGTTCATGGAATCGCTGACCATCTACGGCCTGGTGGTGGCTCTGGTGCTCCTGTTCGCCAACCCCTTCGCCGGCTGA
- a CDS encoding ATP synthase, with product MEDFYRLQRRLLLATVLVSLVTVPIVAFTMNLSVAGSVLVGACAGLLYVRLLARSVARLSDQSRGLGRFQLVVPTLLVVGAAKLPQLDLLPAFLGFLLYKPALILQHVFDDR from the coding sequence TTGGAGGATTTCTACCGTCTTCAGCGTCGCCTGCTGCTGGCCACCGTTCTGGTGTCCCTGGTCACGGTTCCGATCGTGGCCTTCACCATGAATCTCTCGGTGGCCGGCAGTGTGCTCGTGGGTGCCTGCGCCGGACTTCTGTACGTGCGTCTGCTTGCCCGCAGTGTGGCCAGGCTCAGTGACCAGTCCCGCGGACTGGGGCGCTTTCAACTCGTGGTTCCGACTCTGCTTGTGGTCGGCGCTGCCAAGCTCCCCCAGCTCGATCTTCTGCCTGCCTTCCTGGGATTCCTTCTCTACAAGCCCGCCCTGATTCTTCAGCACGTCTTCGACGACCGCTGA